A region of the Stieleria neptunia genome:
CCGCAGAATCTGCGGCTGCGGGCCGGCGATCGTGTGAAGTTCCTGGTGTCCTATGTCGAACAAGAGACGACCGCGCCGCCTGCGACCGACGCCGGTGTGGAGGATCGTTCGCTATTGGCAGGTGGCGACCAGCTGTTGACGGACGATTGGATTCCTCTGTTCAACGGCGCAGACCTGTCGGGATGGGAGCCGCATCCTGACGAACTCGGCAGCTGGCACGTCGAGAACGGTCTGCTGACCGCTTCCGGAAATCCCGGCTACCTGTTCTCGACCCGCGATGATTTCACCGACTTTCATCTGCGCTGCGAAGTCCGAATCAACGCCGGGGGCGACGCGGGAATCATTGCCCGATCGCCGTTTCAGCGCCCCACCAAAAACGGATTGCCGGGCTACGAAGCACAGTTGCAGGCCGGCACCGTGTTGGCGGCCGGCTGGCAAACCGGTGCCATCGCGGTCAGTCGGCACGACCGTGGCTGGAGCATCCTGGAACCCTCCAGTCTGGCGATCGCGCCCGACACCTGGGTCACGTTGGAGTTCATCGTGATCGGCAACCGCATCGAGACCCGGCTATCGGGACAGAGGATTGCCACCCATGTTGATGCGCAGCACCTGTTCGCCCGTGGTCGAATTGCACTACAGCATTCCGCCAGCAGCACTCGGGTCCAATTTCGCCGCGTCGAAGTCCAGCTGCCCGCCAAGTCCCCACAATAGGTTCACGCAGGTGTCCATCCTGAAAGCATCGTCCAGACTAAGGCCAACGAACGAACGGTCCGCATCTCGTGCGAAAGACGAGTTCGTCTAGGATCTACCCACAGATTCGGCGGAAGACCCCAAATTGATCGTGCAAAGTGCGCAGCGGTGTCCGCCACCGCCGCGCGCAAGGGAATTGCCCAACATGCGGCGGTTGGTCCAACCGAAGCGGCGAAGGGTCCCGCGATCGATAGGACCAATAGGACAGATGCGACCTATAAGTCCTATGTGTCCTATTGGTCCCATTGCACGATTGTTACCCCATCCTCGGAGCAAAGGCAAAACAATGGGGGCAAAACAATTTTAGGCCGTGATCGTTTTGCCCCCATCGTCTTGCCCATCGTTCGTTGTCCAGTCGAGCAACAAAGACTGACAACTGAGGGCGCATCGGTTGCATCGACCGCTCGGAGTTTGCGAAAAAGCTTCGTCGCAGTTTGCCCTGAACTTCGGACTGTTTTGGAGGAAACGTGCAGCGGATCGGCTGCGGAAATTATTCCCGAGCGTGACCGGAGGTCCAGCAGGAAGCCCATTGACGGGCCAGCTTGATGCCGTCAGTCGCAGCGATCGCAATCGGCTGTTTTTTCGTTACTCCTGGCCTCGCACTCCAAAACGTTGCGGCGCGTGTCCAGCTGAAACTGACAACACGCGTGAAGGATTTCTTCAAGCTTCTTTCGCCCCCGCTGAATCCGCGACTTGGCACCCGAAAGAGAGATCGATTCGCGTCTGGCGATCTCGGCCTGGGAGAACCCTTCCAGTTCGTACATCGAAACCGCTCGCTTGCTGACTTCCGGCAAGTGATCGATCAGCGCCGCGATGCAGGCGGCGACTTCCTGGTTCACGTTTCCTTCGCTGCTCGGTTCCGTCACTTCCAAGAGCGAATCGGATTCTTGAGTCAAGTTTCGCTTGCCGCGATAGTGGTCGGTGATCGCGTTGCGCGTGATTTGAAACACCCAGGATTCCATCCGTTCCGTGTCCCGTAACGCGTCGAATTTCTGATGGATTCGCAGAAACACGTTTTGCAAAATGTCGTCGACATCCCCCGCACCAGGAATTCGAGACTGAACGAAATGGCGGAGCCGTTCACTCAGCTCACGCCAGATCTGTTCAGTCGTCACCGATGGCGGACTGGGGTTCATCGTTGGCAGCAACCAGGGTTTCCGGTTTGTGGTGGGGGCCCGTCCCCGCAGTCACATTTTCGGCAATCACAGCAGCACCCGCAACAACACCCGCAATTGCAGCACCCGCTCATGCCGTTTGAGCATTCAAAGGAACATTTTGACGTTTGGTCGGACATTTTTTCTCCTCACATGGACGGTGAATTCGGGCAACCGTTTGCCCTTACACCACATGGACGGGCCATCCCGGAAAAAGACGCATTGCTGGGTCGCCGATAAATGGAGACGCGGGATCGTGCCGGGCCGGGGAGAGCTGATGAAACGGAAGACACGCAAATGGCAAAACGATGGGGGCAAAACAATGGCAGTCTGGGATTGTTTTGCCCCCATCGTTTTGCCCCTCTTTTTGGGCCCGATTTGGGAAATAGGTAAAACCTACGGATCAGCATCGGTAGAACAATCCGTGGGTCTGCCTCTCGCATCATCACACTCTGGATCCGAGCGAAATTCTAGGCAGATCGAAGGGCTGAACACGTTCACTTGCCGCTTCCGTCAAGATCGACCTTGCGGGTGCGCTTCAAGGCCTGTTCGGGATCGGAAACGATGGCGGCGGGCTGGTGCTGCGGTGCGTTGGTGACGATTTCGAACGCCCAGGCGTACTGGCTGGTGCCAACCTCACTCGGCGGTGTGATGCGGAGTCCCTCGGTTCCGATGGACCAATCGACCGCGGACTTGCTGCCGATCAACCGGACGGAGTTCACGTCCGACGCCTGCCAGCCGGCGGTGGCTTCGATCGTGAAGGGGGCCGAGGGTCTTGCCAGTTTGATGGCGTACAGCGTGTTCCCCTTGGTCGTAAAAGCGAGGCGTTCATTTTCTTGAGCGTTCACTTTCCAATAACGCGTGCCATAGATGGCGTCGCCGTTGATCTTCAACCAGTCTCCCATCGCGCGAAGCCGCTCGACCTGCTGGGCAACCAGCGTGCCGTCCGCTTTCGGTCCGATGTTGATCAGGAAGTTGCCGTTGCGGCTGACCACTTCGACCATTTCATGGATGACACCTTCAACCGTTTTGTATCGATCGCCTTTGAGATAACCGAAGGACGTGCCGAACGTCGTGCAGCTCTGCCACTTCGGGCCGATCACCTTGAGCTTCAGGTTGTCCTTCTCCAAACAGCCGACGCCGTCGGGCCAGTTGCGGTTAGCGCCTTTGTTGTTGCAGTACACTTCCTGGCCGCGGGCCGCAGCGTCGTTCATGAAGTCGGTGATCATGAGGCGGACTTGATCGTCGAAGTACTTGATCTCGGACTTCATCTTTCCGTTGCGGACCTGATTGCCGTCGCGGGTGTAGATCGGAAAGTCGTCGACCCACAGAAAATCCGGGTGATACTTCTCTTGAATCTCCTTCCATCTGGCGACGTAGTCGTCGACGAACGCCTTGTCGTAGTGGAACGGCCCGTATAGCGACGCCGCCTCGGGGACGCGACGAATCTCTTCGGCGATATCGTCGCGCGGCTCGCTGTGAACGACGTATTTGTCTTTGGCAAAGAAACCGGTATGCCGCTCGCGATGGTACGACGGCGCGTACTTGAGGCCGCGCTTGCGAACCGCCTGGCCAAGCTCACCGACCAGGTCCCGTTTCGGCCCCATGCGGACGGCGTTCCACGGTGTCAGATCGGAATCCCAATTGGCCCAGCCGTCGTGATGTTCCGCCGTCAGCACGACATAGCGGGCACCGACGTCGTCAAATAACTCCGCCCACGCGTCCGGATCCCACTTCTCGGCTTTGAACTCGGGGAGGATGTCCTTGTAGCCGAACTCCGGCGGCGTCGCGCCCCAGCGCTGTTTCATGTAGGGGTAATAATGCGCCGAGTCTTCATAGAGTAACTTCGGCACATGCTCGGCGTATCCCCGGTTGCCCTTGCGGTAACCGATCGCACTGTACGGTCCCCAGTGGATGAAGATGCCGATCTTGCCATCATCAAACCACGCCGGAACCGGCATCGTTTGAAGTGATTCCCAGGTGCCGTCATAGCGCGGCTCGGCCGCCATCATGACCTTCGTCTGGAAACAGACCGATGCCAGCACGACGAAAAGAATTGTTCTTGATGTTTGACTCATCGCTGCAAACCACTCACTGATATGACTCCGGCACGGATTCGATCATCGCCTTCGGTATTGGTTATACACAAGCCGCGAAGACGGCCGCGGCAAAACACGTCGTCGCCCGCCAAGAAGTCTGGGACCGGGGGCTCCGGGTGTCAGCAGCAGGCCGCGGCAAGACTCTACGGCGGCCAAAGTCCCTTCATTCGCACTCACGGTGTCGCAAAACACCATTCCGGAGACGCAAAATCTCATTGCACGCCAACTGAGTCGCGGCTAGGTTCAAAGGAAGACTTACTTCTTTTGGGGGGGTCCCCGCCGAATTCAACTTCTTATCGGGTCGTTTTATGAGACGCTCACAGCACAAACGAGGTTTCACGCTGGTGGAACTTCTCGTCGTCATCGCCATCATTGGAATCTTGGTCGGCCTGTTGTTGCCGGCGGTGCAAGCCGCACGCGAGGCCGCACGCCGAATGAGTTGTAGCAACAATTTCAAGCAGATCGGAATTGGCATGCACAACTATCACGCCGCGTACAAGCGGATACCGGCCCAGGGTATCGGCACGATCGCGACTCCCAGCCACAACCGAGCTTGGTGGCAAGAAAGCGCCGCGGGAAACGGGACGCTGTTTGTCAACAACCGACGTCTCAGCACGTTGGTGGGCATCCTTCCGTTTGTTGAACAGCAGGGGCTTTGGGATCAGATCTCCAATCCGAACGCCACGCGAACCGACGGCGACACCGGCGCAGCGGTCGGCACACCGACCACGCCCTGGGCTGCGATGGGCCCGACGCCCGGCACCATCCAATACCTTCCTTGGACCTACGAGATTCCGACGTACCGCTGCCCCAGTGACCCCGGGGTGGGCTTGCCCGCGTTGGGGCGAACCAATTACGCCGCCTGCTTGGGTGACAGCCACTACTTCACGATGTGGGGCCCCTGGAACAATCGCCGTGACACGCGTGCCCGAGGTCGTGTCTTGGATGCGCAAGCAGCTCACCGCGGCTTTTTCAAACCGTTCGATGAAACCGGTCGTTTCCGTGACGTTCTGGACGGCTTGTCCAATACGATCGCGATGGGAGAAATCGCGACAGACCTGGGGGACAGCTTCAT
Encoded here:
- the sigZ gene encoding RNA polymerase sigma factor SigZ, with product MNPSPPSVTTEQIWRELSERLRHFVQSRIPGAGDVDDILQNVFLRIHQKFDALRDTERMESWVFQITRNAITDHYRGKRNLTQESDSLLEVTEPSSEGNVNQEVAACIAALIDHLPEVSKRAVSMYELEGFSQAEIARRESISLSGAKSRIQRGRKKLEEILHACCQFQLDTRRNVLECEARSNEKTADCDRCD
- a CDS encoding alpha-L-fucosidase, translated to MSQTSRTILFVVLASVCFQTKVMMAAEPRYDGTWESLQTMPVPAWFDDGKIGIFIHWGPYSAIGYRKGNRGYAEHVPKLLYEDSAHYYPYMKQRWGATPPEFGYKDILPEFKAEKWDPDAWAELFDDVGARYVVLTAEHHDGWANWDSDLTPWNAVRMGPKRDLVGELGQAVRKRGLKYAPSYHRERHTGFFAKDKYVVHSEPRDDIAEEIRRVPEAASLYGPFHYDKAFVDDYVARWKEIQEKYHPDFLWVDDFPIYTRDGNQVRNGKMKSEIKYFDDQVRLMITDFMNDAAARGQEVYCNNKGANRNWPDGVGCLEKDNLKLKVIGPKWQSCTTFGTSFGYLKGDRYKTVEGVIHEMVEVVSRNGNFLINIGPKADGTLVAQQVERLRAMGDWLKINGDAIYGTRYWKVNAQENERLAFTTKGNTLYAIKLARPSAPFTIEATAGWQASDVNSVRLIGSKSAVDWSIGTEGLRITPPSEVGTSQYAWAFEIVTNAPQHQPAAIVSDPEQALKRTRKVDLDGSGK
- a CDS encoding DUF1559 domain-containing protein, whose product is MRRSQHKRGFTLVELLVVIAIIGILVGLLLPAVQAAREAARRMSCSNNFKQIGIGMHNYHAAYKRIPAQGIGTIATPSHNRAWWQESAAGNGTLFVNNRRLSTLVGILPFVEQQGLWDQISNPNATRTDGDTGAAVGTPTTPWAAMGPTPGTIQYLPWTYEIPTYRCPSDPGVGLPALGRTNYAACLGDSHYFTMWGPWNNRRDTRARGRVLDAQAAHRGFFKPFDETGRFRDVLDGLSNTIAMGEIATDLGDSFISTSPPRDGRGLGGNLAVIRMIRDNPGTCDQFIDPDRPRFWLNGGDRLTHARGFKWADANQMFSGCFTILPPNNVYCGRHNSNHLSGTAPMSSRHTGGAHVLMADGAVIFITDSIEAGSRNQGDVWRNGTGNQAPGNESPHGLWGALGTRASSETIEEQLNQ